The following coding sequences lie in one Rhodospirillales bacterium genomic window:
- a CDS encoding IS5/IS1182 family transposase, translating to MFCRLKDFRRIATRYDKRADVFLSGVFLAAAVVWWAN from the coding sequence CATGTTCTGTCGTCTCAAGGACTTCCGGCGGATCGCCACCCGTTACGACAAACGCGCCGACGTCTTCCTCTCCGGCGTGTTCTTGGCCGCCGCCGTAGTATGGTGGGCCAATTGA